TTCCCAGTCCTCTGATCCGGATTGTTCCGTTGTCTTTTCCTGGTTGTCCTGAATTCTGACTAATAGTAACACCTGCAAATTTTCCCTGAATAGCTGATGAAACATTCGTTACCGGCCGATCTTCCAGATCTTTGGAAGATATAGCCTGCACTGCTCCGGTCAGATTTACTTTCTTCTGTTTTGCAAAACCTACAACTACAACCTCTTCCAATGCTTCATTTTCTGATACCAGCTGAACGGATACAGTCGTACCAACGACGTTAACTTCCTGAGGTTCATATCCCACACTTGAAAATGTCAGAACATCACCAACTTTAGCATCAATACTAAAATTTCCGGAGGCATCAGTCGATGTCGCTTTAGCACTTCCTTTGACAATTACGGTAACTCCACTTACCGGATTAGTACCATCTGTCACTTTTCCTCTGATTCCCTGTTGCAAATGTCTCGCATAGGAATAATTAATCTCACCCATACTTCCGGCCTTTACAATAAGAGCCGAAGAACCAGTTCCGGTTAGAAGTAAAGAAAGAAAAATCGGTTTGAAAGGAGCTTTAATTGAAAACTTCTTGATCATATTTTTTTAGTTTATTCTCATATCCACAAAACTTATATGTTTTAGAGTATGTGGTATGTATGTTTAGTTCCACAATAATAGGTCAATTGAAACTGTTAAGAAAGTGTTAACTAAACGAAAACGTTTGCGTAACATTTACACTAAGTATTTTTTAGCAAAAACTGCACAATATTATTTGCTAAAAAAACTCAAAACAGATTACATATCAGCGGATTATAAGATAATACACAAGAATGTTATTCTGTAACAATTAATTTTGAGAACTAATTATTACAGAATAAATTGTTAATTATATGTTTCGCAAAATATTATATGGCAATATTTTGCGAAACACCAGAACTAAACCCTTTTATTTTATATAGATCATTTGGTAAACAACGGAATAAAGAACATAAACCGTAAACATAGAAATCAATACTTCTGAAAACAAAAAAAGCCTCAGTTCGTAAACTGAAGCTTTAATGAGTAGCGGGGACCAGACTCGAACTGATGTCCGCCAGCTGGCGGATAAGAGCACGACAAGACTACCCGTTCAGTAAGCTCCGGATAAATAACCGACCCTGATAACTTTTTAACTCCTGCTCTCTCTTCAGTGCTTCGGATTTAGTGGCATATTCTTCTGTATACAGCAATTCCCAAGGCCGGTAACGGATTGTCCAACCCTTCGTCCCTAATTCATTATGCGAAAGCATACGACCTGGCAGGTCTGAAGTCACACCGATATAAATTTTGTTGTAAACAACGGAATAAAGAACATAAACCGTAAACATAGAAATCAATACTTCTGAAAACAAAAAAAGCCTCAGTTCGTAAACTGAAGCTTTAATGAGTAGCGGGGACCAGACTCGAACTGATGTCCGCCAGCTGGCGGATAAGAGCACGACAAGACTACCCGTTCAGTAAGCTCCGGATAAATAACCGACCCTGATAACTTTTCAATTCCTGCTCTCTCTTCAGCGCTTCGGATTTAGTGGCATATTCTTCTGTATACAATAATTCCCACGGCCGGTAACGGATTGTCCAACCCTTCGTCCCTAATTCATTATGCGAAAGCATACGACCTGGCAGGTCTGAAGTCACACCGATATAAATTTTGTTGTAAACAACGGAATAAAGAACATAAACCGTAAACATAGAAATCAATACTTCTGAAAACAAAAAAAGCCTCAGTTCGTAAACTGAAGCTTTAATGAGTAGCGGGGACCAGACTCGAACTGATGACCTTCGGGTTATGAGCCCGACGAGCTACCACTGCTCCACCCCGCAATATATCTTATTTCAAATTTAGTTAGCCCGAAGCTAACTCATTAAGTGAAGATCAGACTCAAACTGATGTCCGCCAGCTGGCGGATATGAGTCCTATGTTCTGAAGAACATTTCACCCCGCAATATGCGATTAATACTTTTGGGTTAGCCTTGCGCTAACCCTTTTTAGTAGCGGGAACCAGACTCGAACTGATGACCTTCGGGTTATGAGCCCGACGAGCTACCACTGCTCCATCCCGCAATATATTTTATTTCAAAATTGGGTTCTTATATTCAGAAACCAATATAACGTCCTTTTCTAATTGGAGTACAAAGATATATTTTGTTTCTTTGTATTCCTAATATAATTTAAAAAAAATGTCGCACAAAGCAGGTTTCGTAAGTATCATTGGTAAGCCCAACGCAGGTAAGTCTACGCTAATGAACGCTTTAGTAGGTGAAAAGATGTCAATCATCACACCAAAAGCTCAAACAACAAGACACCGGATAATTGGTATTGTCAACGATGAAAACCATCAAATTGTCTTTTCGGACACTCCCGGAGTCATCAAACCCAACTATTCCTTACAGGAATCTATGATGAATTTTGTTCAGGGATCATTAATTGATGCGGATATTATTCTTTTTGTTACGGACATCAACGAAAAATATGATGAAAATGATGTCATCGAAAAATTAAGAAAAACTTCTTCACCTGTTGCTGTTCTGATTAACAAAATAGATAAATCTACAGAGGAAGATGTAAAAGCAAAAATCGAGTTCTGGAAAGAAAAATTAAATCCGGACACAATATTCGCTATTTCAGCGCTGCACCAACACAATGTAGTCGCTATTATGGAATATATCAAAGAAAAACTTCCGGAACATGCTCCATACTATGAAAAGGATGAGCTGACAGACAAATCTATGCGTTTTTTCGTTTCAGAGATGATTCGTGAAAAAGTATTCAAACTATATGACAAGGAGATTCCTTACAGTACGGAGGTCATAATCACTTCCTATAAAGAAGAAGCAAAAATCACCAGAATTGCGGCCGAAATCATTGTGGAACGAGATTCTCAGAAGAATATCCTGATCGGAAAAGCCGGAGAAATGATCAAAAAAGTAGGTACATATGCTCGTCAGGACATAGAAGAATTTATCGGAGGCAAGGTCTTCCTGGAAATCTTTGTTAAAGTGATCCCGGATTGGAGAAGTAAGAAAAATTACCTGAAAAGATTCGGATATGACGACTAATTAGTTGTATCATCCTGAAAATATTCACGAAGTGCTTTTACCTGTTTCAGGTTAAGCACTTTTTTTAGTTCCTCATCACTGGACTCTTTGATTTTTTTGACCGATTTAAATGTTTTCAGCAACTTGTCCACAGAAGTCTTACCTACTCCCGGAATATTTTCCAGTTCGGAGACAAACGTTTTCCTGCTTCTCTGATTCCGGTGAAAAGTAATCCCAAAGCGATGCGCTTCGTCTCGCAAATGTTGAATAATTTTGAGTGTTTCTGATTTTTTATCCAAATAAAGCGGATACTGATCCCCTGGATAATATAACTCTTCCAGTCGTTTGGCTATACCAATAACTGTCACCTGTTTATCAATCCCCAAAAGCCTCAGGCTTTTCAATGCTGCGCCTAACTGTCCTTTACCACCATCAATAATAATCAACTGTGGCAATGGCTGATCTTCATCCAATAATCTTCTGTACCGTCTGAAAACGGCCTCCTCCATTGTTGCGAAATCATTTGGGCCTACGACAGTCTTCACATTAAAATGTCTGTAGTCTTTCTTGGAAGGCTTCGCATCCTTAAATACAACAATTGCGGACACGGGAAAATTTCCCTGTATATTGGAGTTATCAAAACATTCGATATGCTGAGGAAGAACATTCATACGAAGATCCTTTTGCATCTGAGTCAGAATACGCTCTGTTTTGAGATCCGGATTTAATCTTTCATAATGCAGTAAGCGTTCTTTTTTGAAATAAGCTACATTCTTGAGTGATAAGTCTAGCAATTTGCGTTTTTCACCTAATTTGGGCACCGTAAACTTAATATTATCATCTCCTTCGATATCCATGTCAAAAGGCACGATAATCTCTCTGGAGGCGCTCTTAAAACGATTTCTAATTTCCGGAATTGCCAGCGACAGCAGTTCGACGTCGGTTTCATCCAGACGACGCTTCATTTCTAAGGTCTGCGTCTGGATAATCACGCCGTTCATTACTTTCAGAAAGTTGACAAATGCATAATTCTGATCCGAAGCAATACTGAACACATCCACATTTGTAATAGAAGAATTGACGACCGTAGATTTACTTTGGTAATAATCCAGCTTATCCAGTTTGGACTTGAGCGCATGAGCCAGTTCAAAGTTGAGCGCACCAACCGCTGTATCGATCTGTTGTTTAAGACGATTCGTGACCACGGCAATCTTACCGTTCAGAATATCTTTGATATCATCCAGATTCTGATCATAATCCTCTTCCGACTGGTAACCTTCACATGGGCCTTTACAGTTGCCGATCTGATATTCCAGACAGACTTTGAATTTACCAGCACGAATATTATCGTTCGTGAGGGATAGGTTGCAGGTGCGTAACGGAAACAATTCTCTGATCACATCAAGGACTGTGTGCATCATCCCTACTGAGGCATACGGTCCAAAATAACGTGAACCATCTTTGATATATTTCCTTGTCCAGAAAACTCTGGGAAAACGCTCCTGTTTGATGACAATCCAGGGATAAGTCTTGTCATCCTTGAGCATCACATTATACTTAGGCTTATGCTTTTTTATCAGATTATTCTCCAATAGCCAGGCATCGATCTCTGTATCTACAATAGTAAAAGCAATACGATTAATTTTTCGTACAAGTACCCGCGTTTTACCACTCAGCTGATTATCATTGACAAAGTAAGATCCGACTCGATTACGTAGATCTTTTGCTTTACCGATATAGATAAGCTCATCCTGCTTATCAAAATATTGATAAACGCCCGGTTTATGCGGAATACGCTTTAATTCTTCTTTATAGTCAAATGAGCTCATTCAAAAAAATATGCCAACTATCAAATTTCGGAAAAATCTGACAGTTGGCATCGTATCTTATTTTAAATAATTAAAAACCTAACCGATCATCATCCAGATTTTCATCTGTAGCAGGTCCGGTACCATTAAACGGAGCATATTTACCGCAATCCAGTTCACGGGTCAGTCCTCCTGCTGGCAACGGAAAATCTTCTTTCGTATATTTCAGTTTACTGTCTCCGTAGACTTTTTGCATATAGTAAGCAAATACAGGCATAGCAGCACGCGCACCCTGACCTTCATTGGTACTGTAGAAACTGATACCTCTGTCTTCTGCTCCTGTCCATACCCCGGTCACTAATTGAGGAGTGACTCCGATAAACCAGGCATCTGAGTTATCATTCGTAGTACCTGTTTTACCTCCTATCGGATAGTTAAGTTTATAGAACCATTTGATACGGGTAGCGGTACCGCCGTCTACAACTCCTTTTAACATATCCACCATAATATATGCCGTTTCGCTGTTCAGCGCTTTAACAACTTTAGGAGCCTTTTCATATATCGTTGTCCCACTCTTATCTTCTATACGCATGATCATAGTCGGTTCTACCCATGTACCACTATTTACAAATGCGGAATATGCACCTACCATATCAAATACAGAGGCTTCATAAGCTCCCAGTGCAATAGAAGGATAGGAAGGAACTTTGGAGGTAATTCCCATTTTCTGAGTCAGATTCGCTACAGCACTTGCCCCTACTTCATTGATCAGATATGCCGTAGCATAGTTCTGCGAATAAGCCAGTGCTTTCTTAAGTGTAATGGGATTGCCACCCTGAACTGTTCCTCTTGGCGTCCAGTTGCCATACGTCTGTTGAAAATTCGGAACACTGTAGCATGGTGAATAGCCATTATCCACAGCGACTGCATAGGTAAACGGTTTTGCAGTGGAACCTACCTGACGGGTACCTAACTTAACCTGATCATATTTAAAGTGTTCAAAGTTAATTCCACCTACCCATGCTTTTATGTGACCTGTCTGGGGCTCCATAGACATCATTGCATTCCGGAGAAACAACTTGTTATACTTAATAGAATCCATAGGTGTCATAACTGTATCTACACTTCCTCTCCAGGTAAATACATTCATAGGAACCTTAGTATTGAATGCTTTTTTAATTTCTTCTTCAGAAGCACCCAGATCTTTCATCATACGATAACGATCCGAACGTTTCATACCGGATATCAGCAATTGCGCATTCTTCCCTGAGAAAGGTGTTCTTCCTTTCCATTGACGATCAAAAGCCCCTTGCAACTCTTTCATGGCTCTTTTCTGTGCCTCTTCGGCATATTGCTGCATGGTATAGTTAATCGTCGAATATATTTTCAATCCATCCCTGTCCAGGTCATAAGGTGTACCATCGGATTTGGTAATAGACAGACGGGCGAACTCTTTTTTGATCTCTTCTTTTAGTACAGCTCTGAAATATGGCGCAAGTCCCTCCCCATAATTGGAAATCTTCAACTGCAATCCAAGAGGCTTCGCTGCACTCTCCGTTTCTTCAGCCTTTGTAATAAAACTTTCATTGTACATATTATTCAGCACAACGTTACGACGTCCCAAAGCATTCTCCGGATATCTCACCGGCGAATATACTCCCGGTCCCTTTAGCATACCAACCAGTAATGCAGCCTGCTCAGCCGTCAATTTGTCCGGCGTAGTATTAAAGTAAGTACGTGCAGCTGATTTGATACCAAAAGTATTGTAAGCACCAAAATCCACGGTATTAAAATACATCGTAATGATTTCTTCTTTGGTATAATTACGCTCTAACCGAACTGCTGTAACCCATTCCTGAAACTTCTGGAAAATACGCTTGGAAAAGCTTTTTGCTCTGCCATCTGAAAACAGATTCAGAGCCAGCTGCTGCGTAATTGTACTACCGCCCTGCTTGTTTCCGGTCATCGTATGAAAGATAACCGTCATCGTACGCCAATAATCAATACCGGCATGTTTGTAGAAGCGCTTATCTTCTGTAGCGATCAAAGCCTGCACAAGAAAAGGAGACAACTCACTATACTTTACATTAGACCTGTTCTGAACATAGTATGTCCCCAATACTTTATTGTCCTCGGTCAACACCTCGGAAGCAAGATTACTTTTGGGATTCTCCAAATCCTGAAAAGAAGGCAATTTTCCAAATACACCTAACCTTACACTCAGGATAAACAAAAATCCAAAAGCTACACAAGCAATAATAATTGTCCAAAAATTGCGGGTATACTTCTTAATATCCTCTTCAGTGAGTTTACTGTTTTTTGATACTCTTCTCATACTAATATTTCAATAGCAGATCCTATTGTTCCGAATAAACTTTTTGATAATTTTTAATTTGAATACCATCAGTTAACGTGCCAATCGTCTCTTTTGTCGCTACAAAAGTATTATAAATTTCGAAAGGTATCTTCATAATATCCGGAATCAAAGGTGAAATTCTTGTTTCATAGGCTTTTACTTCCTCATAAGAATTGAACGGACCGACGAAAATCAATTGATTTTCACCATTGATATTTCTCAGAATATGTTCTATACGAGCCTGATTATATCTTGTCCTGTTAAACTGACCTATACCATATCGGCTTGGTGCCAGATTGACTGTTGCATTCTCCACGTTAATCACATAAAAGTAAACGCCTTTATCCGGCAACAATTGTTTGTCACGGTAATCATTTGGTCCCAGATCAATCTTTGCCTGTCCGGGTTTAACATCCAGTCCCTTTAATTCCACATTGGTATTAATCTCTCCGTTAACTCCAACCTTAGATTTTACCTCTCCCGAACTAAGTTCTGTGACGGCCACTTTTTCCTCCGGTTTTGGTTCCTCAGCCTTAGGTTCTTCCACAGGTTTTTTCTCTTCCACCTTTACTACAGGTTCTTCTTTCTTTTCCGGAATCTTCTTCTCCTCTACTTTGGCAACAACCTTTTCTTTAGGTTTTTCTTTCTCCGGCAATTTTTTGGTCGGTAATGCGACACCCGTACGATAATCGCCATCAATAGAAAGTGCAGGCCATTGGGTCATGGAAGGTTCATCCACAAAAGCTATGCGATCGCTTTTTATGTCCTGCAAGGCATTGACACGTGTATAGAACATATCCGGATTCTTATTCACAAACGAAATATTCTCTTTTGCCAAAGGAGTAACCAGACTGTCATTCGGAAAGTCTGTTACAATTTTTGACAAAGACTTCACAAAGTCATCCACACGTCCTACACGACCAACAGCCAGGGACTGTAAATAACGGAGTTGTGCTACAATACTTTGTTTATCTTCTGTATTCTGCAATTCCTGATCCACCTGCTGTATAACAGCTACATGGTCTCCATTCGCATACAGATCAAAGATCCGGGCGTACGCTTTATCAAGCGTTTCCTTATCACGTTTTACTTTATCCAGATAATACGGATCCTGTGCAACATGTGCATGTATGGTATTCGGGAATAAAGTAATGAGTTTATTTTTATAAGCCAAAGATTTCGTTTTGTCTATTCCTTCATACATACGGTATAAGGAGAAGTACACTTCTGCTGCCGCCGGAGTATTCGGATAGCGATCGAGGAAATTTTCATAGGCTTTGATAGCTTCTGTAGGATCTTTTGTATAATCTCTGTAAATATTACCTATTTTGATCAGATCATCATGAACAATCTGATGTATGGAATCGTAAGCTACCTGATTTTTGGGGATAGCCTTTTCATACCTGTTTTTAACATTATTCACCCAGATTTCCCGGTCAAATTCAGGTTCTTTCTTATCTTTCTTACGCTCCGACACTATTGTATCTGCTTCTGCTTTCTGCGTTCTGCTTGCCAGATCTAATGCCGAAGACTGACTATATCTCCAGTTATCTGAAAGCGGACGGCTGCCCCAGCGTCTTTTAAATTCAGAATTACCCAACAGCATGGCATCCTGATTGTTAAAATAGAACTTACCGTCTGAATAGGAATCTTTATTCACCTGATAGTCGTTCAGATTTGTCCTTCTGAATTGACTTTCTCCACCTTTCTTTCCCTTTTTAGCGTCCTTCTTTTGCAGTTCCAGTTCTAACAGTTTGTCATTTAAACTTTTCGATGCATATTCATCCAGCTTTTGTTGCAGATCAGCATCATTCAGAGCTGCCAGTCCGAGAAGCGTATCCTGCCAGGCGACTTCCTCATATACCTGAGTCAGATCTTTCATATAGATGAGTTTTCTTCTTAACTGATCTATATTGGTGTAGTCATTTGGCAGCACTGTAGCCACACTATCGTAATAGTTTTGCGCTATCCGGTATTGTTTTTTGTCAAAAGCCTGATCAGCCATGGTCAGATAGGTCTCCGTTGTCTGATACTGACTTGGGTGAAGCTGGCGTAAGGATAATTTGTAATACGCTAAAGCCTCTTCTTCTTTCCCTTCGGCATAGTACATATTACCGATCTCATAATAAATCTGATCTTTATAATCTTCGTTCTTACCATCTCTCAACATTCGTTTCAATGGTTTCACACGATCTTCAAACTTCATTCCCTTTTCACCCTGTAAGAAAGCAGCCTGTAGATCTGCCTCAAAAGCCATATCATAGGAGACATTGCTTCGTGCGATCTTAGAGAAATACTGATAAGCCTTCTCTTTTTCACCTTTCTGTTTATACAGTTGTGCTAATAGAAATTTCCATCTTAAACGGTCTACCTTACTTTTAGCAGATTCTGAAGCCAGTTCCAGATAAGGGATTGCTTCTATAGATTTGTTAGTTCTGACTAATAAATTAGCTTTGGCCGCATTGACCAGAGACCGGGTAGATTCATTGTCATCCAAAAACATAAAGGCAGAATCCACCGCAGCAACCGCTTGTTCTACTTTCCCTATCTGAAGCAGTGACCTGGATTTCCATGCGTACGCAATCGGTCTGTATTCAGGCTGTTTTGCTGAGTTCTTTTTCAGATATTCAAAATATTCAGTAGCGGTATAATACGATCCCTTCATGTAGTTTGCCCGGCCAACGATCAGATAAGCTTCATTGACATACTTACTTTCTTGTTTTGAATTGATGATTTTGTAGGCCTTCTGAACCAAAGAGTCCATTAACTGATGCGGATCACCCTCTGCTGTAGGTTCATCAAAAACAGTAAGATTAATCTGATAATTTTCCTTTTTGAGCCGTGCGATAGCTTTCTGTTCATCAGCCATCATACGTTTGGCATTATACAGAATGTTATATTTTGAGGTAAAATTCTCAACTTTATTATATTGAGGCTCTTCCACATCTTTTCCATTCCGGTTATTTCTTCTTTGTCCGGACTTACAGGCATATAAGAAAACACTGCACAGCAGCACGGCAAAAACTGGTCGAACGTAGGATTTCAAAATGAAGTTTTTTTTGTTGATTATCATTTAGCTACCTAAAAATATGGTTACTTTAAATTACAGAAAACACACGGATGCTATATTTAGCAAAAATATTAATATTTCCTCACTTTAAGCTCTTTACTTTTTGATAAATCTAAAAATTAAATTTTTAGTAGAAATATTAAGGAAACAAGGGATACAAATCTCGCTTATCCACATCCGGTAAAAGAAGTCATATCCGTTTATTATTCCTGATCTTTTATGAATAATAACTGATTATTCCGTAAGAAGATTACAAGCCTTTTCCCTTAAGGTAGAACATTAAAATTGATTTTGTTAATCTAATAAAAATACTACCTTTATTCTGATAATCATATGCAGAAACAAAAAAAATCAGGCCTTCTTTTTATATTCATTACCGTCGCCATTGACGTTATTGGTCTTGGAATTATTATTCCGGTATTACCTACACTTATCAAAGAACTGACTGGAGGAACATTGAGTGAGGCGTCAGAATATGGTGGCTGGCTCATGTTCAGTTATGCTATTACTCAATTTGTATTTGCCTCCGTACTTGGAAATTTAAGTGACCGTTTCGGGAGACGTCCTGTTCTGCTGTTATCGCTTTTGGGGTTCTGCATCAATTACCTGCTGATGGGATTTGCTACATCTATTTTATGGCTTTTTATCGGTCGTTTTGTAGCTGGGATTACCGGTGCAAGCATGACTGTAGCTGCGGCATATACAGCAGACATCAGCACCCCTGATAAAAAAGCACAGAACTTTGGATTACTGAGTGCTGCATTCGGTATCGGATTTATCATTGGTCCTGTACTAGGCGGATTATTGGGACATTACGGCCCCAGAGTTCCCTTCTTTGCTGCCGGAGCGATTAGTTTTATAAATTTTGTATACGGATACTTTATGGTGCCGGAATCTTTAAAACCCGAAAACAGAAGAGCTTTTCAATGGAAAAATGCCAATCCTGTGGGTGCATTTCGATATATCGCCAAGTATCCGCAGATCAAACCTCTTATCATCTGTATATTTCTGATCAATGTTGCTGCACATGCTGTACAGAGTACCTGGTCATACTATACAATGGAAAGATACGCCTGGAATGAGCGTATGGTAGGTATATCTATGGGTTTTATTGGTGTACTTCTCGCGATCGTACAGGCTGGTTTATTGCGGATTATTATTCCTAAACTCGGTCTTCCCAAAAGTATTGTCATCGGATTGAGTCTGTATGTCATATCCTTTCCGCTTATGGCTTTTTCATATGAACCCTGGATGTTGTTTGCGGCAAGTGTACCTTTCGTATTTGCAGGTATCGCCGGACCCGCAATGCAGAGTTTTATATCCAATCATACGCCCAATAATGAACAGGGACAGATTCAGGGCGGGATTACCAGTATTGTCAGCCTTACAGCTATCTTTGGCCCCCCATTGATGAGCAATATATTTGCATTTTTCACCAACCATAAACATAACGTTTATTTTCCCGGCGCCCCCTTCCTAATGGCTTCTGTACTCTCGTTAATAGCGGTAAGCATTACGGCTCTCTATTTTAACAGAAAAGAAGAGCCGGCAACAGAATCTTAAAACAGAAATCCATTGCCGGCTTAGTATGTGAAGATACAGATCCGTATACCTTATTTTTGAATCAGACATACAGCATAGGCTACTACACCTTCCTGCCTGCCTACAAAACCCATCGTCTCATTGGTCGTCGCTTTGATAGAAATATCTTCTTCATCTATTCCTGCAGCTTCAGCTATCTTTTGCTTCATTTCCGGAATATAAGGTTTGATTTTGGGCGCTTCCAGACACAACATTGCATCTATATTTCCCAGTGTCCACCCCTTTTCCTTAATAAGTGCAATACATTGCTGCAGTAAGACCAGACTGGATATACCTTTCCAACGGTCGTCTGTATTAGGAAAATGATATCCTATATCTTCCAGATTTGCAGCACCTAATATTGCATCACAAATTGCATGTACCAATACATCTGCATCAGAGTGTCCGAATGCTCCCGAATGATGTTCTAATGTGACACCTCCCATAACAAAAGGGTGCCCTTCTTTTAATTGGTGTACATCGAAACCAAAACCAACTTTCATTTTCATATCTTGACGAAAATACAAGAAGCTTTGTGAATTAGGAAACCTATTTAGGAATATTTATTACAAAGAACAACTGCTACGAAAACAGTATCTTAGGTGTAAAATCTCCTATGGTAGTTAAAAAGCTACGAATCAATCTATTTGTCTATAACTTTTAAAAAAAATATTTACTACTTTTGACAGACATATATATGAACACATATACCTTAATAATGAACGTTTCAAATTTTAGTCTGTCAAAACTTTTATTTATCGTGGCCGGAGTAGTTCTGATCTCTTCCTGCAGTTCAAATAAGGGTAAGAAAGACGTCTCTTCCAAGACCGGTGTTGCGTACAACGATCCATATAACGGAGGGCTTCATATCAACCGAAAGGTACAGGAATCTCCCGGCCCGGGATTAGTGGCAATTGAGGGTGGTACATTTGTTATGGGAGGCAGTCTGAATGAAGATCTTGCCTACTCACATGACAATTTAAAAAGGCGTGTTACAGTTGCATCTTTCTACATGGATGAGACTGAAGTATCTAATGCTGACTGGCTTGAATATCTGCACTGGATTGCACAGAGTTTTCCGGAAGACGGTGAAATGTATTACAATGCACTGCCGGACTCATTGGTTTGGAGAAATCCGCTTTCCTATAATGAACCATATGTCAATCTTTATCTGAGACATCCTGCATTTCAGGACTATCCTGTGGTAGGTGTATCCTGGGATCAGGCAAATGACTATTGTACCTGGAGAACAGACCGTGTGAATGAAAATATTTTACGTCAGGGCGGTATACTGGTCGATTATGAGAAAAACTCCCAAAATCAGAATGCAGGCGGAAAATTCAATACGGATATGTACCTCAACGGACAGCTGAAGGGAGAAGGTTACGACGGACAGAATATGCCTGCCGATGCCCGTCCGGGTGCTGCAGCTGGAGCAAAACGTACTGTACGTATGGAAGACGGTATCTTGAAACAACCTTATCGTCTGCCTACAGAAGCAGAATGGGAATATGCAGCATTGGGTCTGATCGGAAATACCGAAGAAGGAAATATCAATACAAGCAAAATATACCCTTGGAACGGACTTGGTGTACGCTCGGATAA
The Sphingobacterium spiritivorum genome window above contains:
- a CDS encoding tetratricopeptide repeat protein is translated as MKSYVRPVFAVLLCSVFLYACKSGQRRNNRNGKDVEEPQYNKVENFTSKYNILYNAKRMMADEQKAIARLKKENYQINLTVFDEPTAEGDPHQLMDSLVQKAYKIINSKQESKYVNEAYLIVGRANYMKGSYYTATEYFEYLKKNSAKQPEYRPIAYAWKSRSLLQIGKVEQAVAAVDSAFMFLDDNESTRSLVNAAKANLLVRTNKSIEAIPYLELASESAKSKVDRLRWKFLLAQLYKQKGEKEKAYQYFSKIARSNVSYDMAFEADLQAAFLQGEKGMKFEDRVKPLKRMLRDGKNEDYKDQIYYEIGNMYYAEGKEEEALAYYKLSLRQLHPSQYQTTETYLTMADQAFDKKQYRIAQNYYDSVATVLPNDYTNIDQLRRKLIYMKDLTQVYEEVAWQDTLLGLAALNDADLQQKLDEYASKSLNDKLLELELQKKDAKKGKKGGESQFRRTNLNDYQVNKDSYSDGKFYFNNQDAMLLGNSEFKRRWGSRPLSDNWRYSQSSALDLASRTQKAEADTIVSERKKDKKEPEFDREIWVNNVKNRYEKAIPKNQVAYDSIHQIVHDDLIKIGNIYRDYTKDPTEAIKAYENFLDRYPNTPAAAEVYFSLYRMYEGIDKTKSLAYKNKLITLFPNTIHAHVAQDPYYLDKVKRDKETLDKAYARIFDLYANGDHVAVIQQVDQELQNTEDKQSIVAQLRYLQSLAVGRVGRVDDFVKSLSKIVTDFPNDSLVTPLAKENISFVNKNPDMFYTRVNALQDIKSDRIAFVDEPSMTQWPALSIDGDYRTGVALPTKKLPEKEKPKEKVVAKVEEKKIPEKKEEPVVKVEEKKPVEEPKAEEPKPEEKVAVTELSSGEVKSKVGVNGEINTNVELKGLDVKPGQAKIDLGPNDYRDKQLLPDKGVYFYVINVENATVNLAPSRYGIGQFNRTRYNQARIEHILRNINGENQLIFVGPFNSYEEVKAYETRISPLIPDIMKIPFEIYNTFVATKETIGTLTDGIQIKNYQKVYSEQ
- a CDS encoding TCR/Tet family MFS transporter; its protein translation is MQKQKKSGLLFIFITVAIDVIGLGIIIPVLPTLIKELTGGTLSEASEYGGWLMFSYAITQFVFASVLGNLSDRFGRRPVLLLSLLGFCINYLLMGFATSILWLFIGRFVAGITGASMTVAAAYTADISTPDKKAQNFGLLSAAFGIGFIIGPVLGGLLGHYGPRVPFFAAGAISFINFVYGYFMVPESLKPENRRAFQWKNANPVGAFRYIAKYPQIKPLIICIFLINVAAHAVQSTWSYYTMERYAWNERMVGISMGFIGVLLAIVQAGLLRIIIPKLGLPKSIVIGLSLYVISFPLMAFSYEPWMLFAASVPFVFAGIAGPAMQSFISNHTPNNEQGQIQGGITSIVSLTAIFGPPLMSNIFAFFTNHKHNVYFPGAPFLMASVLSLIAVSITALYFNRKEEPATES
- the ispF gene encoding 2-C-methyl-D-erythritol 2,4-cyclodiphosphate synthase: MKMKVGFGFDVHQLKEGHPFVMGGVTLEHHSGAFGHSDADVLVHAICDAILGAANLEDIGYHFPNTDDRWKGISSLVLLQQCIALIKEKGWTLGNIDAMLCLEAPKIKPYIPEMKQKIAEAAGIDEEDISIKATTNETMGFVGRQEGVVAYAVCLIQK
- a CDS encoding SUMF1/EgtB/PvdO family nonheme iron enzyme, with the protein product MNVSNFSLSKLLFIVAGVVLISSCSSNKGKKDVSSKTGVAYNDPYNGGLHINRKVQESPGPGLVAIEGGTFVMGGSLNEDLAYSHDNLKRRVTVASFYMDETEVSNADWLEYLHWIAQSFPEDGEMYYNALPDSLVWRNPLSYNEPYVNLYLRHPAFQDYPVVGVSWDQANDYCTWRTDRVNENILRQGGILVDYEKNSQNQNAGGKFNTDMYLNGQLKGEGYDGQNMPADARPGAAAGAKRTVRMEDGILKQPYRLPTEAEWEYAALGLIGNTEEGNINTSKIYPWNGLGVRSDKRKNQGQMLANFKITGGNNMGVAGNLNDGGDITVPVTSYAPNDFGLYNMAGNVNEWVGDVYRQLSFEDFEDFNPFRGNVFTDKKYDDAEQRILAKDKYGRPVKVPAKAPRKQTWAELQAAKNSGDSSATTGISSYNNDARGFDDEIDPKLYGNTTLVNNNSRVYKGGSWNDRAYWLNPATRRFMQQDQSNAMTGFRCAMTMVGNVFGPAANQRVKAGKAPKPGKSSRPKASSRP